The Virgibacillus sp. MSP4-1 genome has a segment encoding these proteins:
- a CDS encoding AAA family ATPase, whose product MWIDKIHIYGFGKWQDQVFEFNKQLTSVQGPNESGKTSLKQFILYVLFDLPSSRRKRYIPKQGSTYGGRLFLNTEKHGYVIVERMLDKRKNQAICILEDGRQEKEDFLTATILNGMNRHTFEQIFSFNDQDLQRLHLIKEEDLGNVLFGIGLSGSDKMTQLEKDLSRQMEQLFKKRGKKPVINEQLRQLKDVKANIRELEIDEDKYNYLQEEIKQLEETKNNKEQELEDEKQKAEWLDKHLRVKEAIQEYQQLTHKIDSLKDVETFPHKGLERHGQLKEWMLPLESEIHRLEKRIESREEHISNLHDQLLQESAFQELTKIDELSNEYQYVKKQIADKETALKEMEQSIHHQFSQLGYQPGEISFTHYHLSAFSEDKWRSLAKDHEQLQTEKERQKIKEKRLKDEQQSLEKKVEEHQNLLLPREEYEKLKEQVNQHQEAKWKQQWVKEQQETQQEERRTLEHTIRRFQRTGTFSVLVSILILLISGIHAFLTESTAGYIWGSAVVLIGILIKVGAGKTAREFKKRLNQNDASTESFRYAVISEDQLQQMKLRIDEHDYYLAEWKDWKDKLMDHNMDFEQLRQDQDLLRQKDERVRKEIHEERESYPFLQNIEVAYWPSLYYKVIKLQDEERQRKKVKDSLADIRGKLHKLEKQANEMTGLCSHKMTKTDGIWKELAQLKENEYKQRDLLKRLKEEREQDQTELKELKNQLAPYIEEQKDLFVKARVTDEESFLEKGTLVQEKQQLRIKQEEWLHHIKMVFDSEAEKIVKQSFDWDHIQQELEEKQRRIKLLAESIERSIQDIADLNAQRQQLEKNEQLSSLRHQFAFQKNKLREQVKEWMVYKAADSFLKRTKQVYQNEYLPDVIEKASSYFRRLTEGRYLQMIPPAVDDTFKAESADHILYDVSELSTGTTAQAYVSLRLALSEGMNDRHGVPFLVDDAFVHYDNSRKQEMLAIIHEISQRQQIIYFTFNQNDDRDQGNKVVNLENPEISLL is encoded by the coding sequence ATGTGGATTGATAAAATACATATTTATGGATTCGGAAAATGGCAGGATCAGGTATTTGAATTTAATAAACAACTAACTTCTGTACAGGGACCCAATGAATCCGGGAAGACATCTTTAAAGCAGTTTATTTTATATGTGTTATTTGATTTACCTTCATCAAGAAGAAAGAGATATATTCCGAAGCAGGGAAGTACCTACGGCGGACGTCTGTTTTTGAATACGGAGAAACATGGCTATGTCATTGTGGAACGAATGTTGGACAAGCGGAAAAACCAGGCCATTTGCATTTTAGAGGATGGACGTCAGGAAAAGGAAGATTTTCTGACAGCAACGATTTTGAATGGCATGAACCGGCATACATTTGAACAGATATTTTCTTTTAATGACCAGGACCTTCAACGCCTGCATCTTATTAAGGAAGAGGATTTGGGAAATGTTTTATTTGGAATCGGACTGTCTGGTTCTGACAAAATGACCCAGCTGGAGAAGGATTTGTCCAGACAGATGGAGCAGTTATTTAAAAAACGGGGAAAAAAGCCGGTTATTAATGAACAGCTACGTCAGTTAAAGGACGTAAAAGCGAATATCAGGGAGTTAGAGATTGATGAAGACAAATATAATTACTTACAGGAAGAGATCAAACAGCTTGAAGAGACCAAGAACAACAAAGAACAGGAGCTGGAGGATGAGAAGCAGAAAGCAGAATGGCTGGATAAGCATTTACGTGTGAAGGAGGCTATCCAGGAATATCAACAGCTTACCCATAAAATAGACAGTCTTAAAGATGTGGAGACTTTTCCACATAAGGGACTCGAACGACATGGTCAATTAAAAGAGTGGATGCTTCCATTGGAGAGTGAAATCCACAGGTTAGAGAAGCGGATAGAATCCAGGGAAGAGCATATAAGTAATCTGCATGATCAGTTGCTTCAGGAATCAGCCTTTCAGGAGCTTACAAAAATTGATGAGCTTTCGAATGAGTACCAATATGTAAAGAAGCAGATAGCCGATAAGGAAACAGCCTTAAAAGAAATGGAACAGTCGATTCATCACCAGTTTTCCCAGTTAGGCTATCAGCCGGGAGAGATCTCTTTCACTCATTATCATCTATCCGCTTTTTCGGAGGATAAATGGCGTTCTTTAGCTAAGGATCATGAACAGCTTCAGACTGAGAAAGAAAGGCAGAAAATCAAAGAAAAGCGTCTCAAGGATGAGCAACAATCACTGGAGAAAAAAGTGGAAGAACATCAGAACCTGCTATTGCCGAGAGAAGAATACGAGAAATTGAAAGAGCAGGTGAACCAGCATCAGGAAGCTAAATGGAAACAACAATGGGTAAAAGAACAGCAGGAGACGCAACAAGAAGAGCGCAGGACGCTTGAACATACCATCCGGCGATTTCAACGGACGGGAACCTTTTCAGTACTTGTCAGTATACTGATCCTCTTAATCTCAGGGATTCATGCTTTTCTGACGGAGAGTACAGCCGGGTATATCTGGGGAAGCGCCGTCGTCTTAATAGGTATTCTGATTAAAGTGGGAGCCGGAAAAACGGCCCGGGAATTCAAAAAGCGTCTTAACCAAAATGATGCAAGCACAGAAAGTTTTCGTTATGCGGTTATTTCTGAAGATCAGCTCCAGCAGATGAAGCTCCGTATAGATGAGCATGATTACTATTTAGCAGAATGGAAGGACTGGAAAGATAAACTCATGGATCATAACATGGATTTTGAGCAATTGAGGCAGGACCAGGACCTTCTGCGGCAAAAAGATGAGCGAGTAAGAAAAGAAATTCATGAAGAACGTGAGTCTTATCCCTTTTTACAAAATATTGAGGTCGCCTATTGGCCTTCTTTATATTATAAGGTGATAAAGCTTCAGGATGAGGAGAGACAGAGAAAAAAGGTCAAGGACAGCCTGGCCGATATTAGAGGTAAGCTGCATAAACTGGAAAAGCAGGCAAACGAAATGACAGGGCTATGCAGTCACAAAATGACAAAAACAGACGGAATATGGAAGGAATTAGCCCAGCTAAAAGAGAATGAATATAAACAAAGAGATCTTTTGAAACGGTTAAAAGAAGAGAGGGAGCAGGATCAAACGGAACTTAAGGAACTAAAGAATCAATTGGCTCCTTATATAGAAGAGCAAAAGGACCTCTTTGTCAAAGCCCGAGTAACAGATGAAGAATCGTTTCTTGAAAAGGGGACATTAGTGCAAGAAAAACAACAACTGCGCATAAAACAAGAGGAATGGCTCCACCATATTAAGATGGTTTTTGATTCGGAAGCAGAAAAGATTGTGAAGCAGTCCTTTGATTGGGATCATATACAACAGGAATTAGAGGAGAAGCAGAGGAGAATAAAATTACTAGCAGAATCTATCGAAAGAAGCATTCAGGACATTGCTGATTTAAATGCTCAACGTCAGCAGCTGGAAAAGAATGAACAGTTATCCTCCCTGCGTCATCAATTTGCATTTCAAAAAAATAAATTAAGGGAACAGGTAAAGGAATGGATGGTCTATAAAGCAGCTGACTCCTTTCTGAAAAGAACCAAACAGGTTTATCAGAACGAGTATTTACCTGATGTCATTGAAAAAGCTTCGTCGTATTTCAGGAGACTCACAGAAGGCAGGTATCTTCAAATGATTCCGCCTGCTGTTGATGATACGTTTAAAGCGGAGTCAGCTGACCATATACTTTATGATGTATCTGAATTATCTACTGGTACGACGGCACAGGCTTATGTTTCTTTAAGATTAGCTCTTAGTGAAGGGATGAATGACCGTCATGGTGTTCCATTTTTAGTAGATGATGCATTTGTCCATTATGACAATTCCCGAAAACAGGAAATGTTAGCGATTATTCATGAAATCAGTCAGAGACAGCAGATTATTTATTTCACATTTAATCAAAATGACGACCGTGATCAGGGCAATAAGGTAGTAAATCTGGAAAATCCGGAAATTTCATTGCTATAA
- a CDS encoding ABC transporter permease — protein MSKFWTILNYTYTSHLKSKSFMIITLISLLLIAGLTNFQRIAGLFEDEGEGSTEKIAVIDETNQIYGQLESSITNIDAGIEVTAFSGTEEEAKEAVRDHEFLGYAYVSLNDQNLPAASFYAMSVAETSHALDTLQQALSQVKTGIITQQAGIDQSTVQQIFAPVTIETESLKTEAKSAEEMNQARGLVYFMIFLIYFAVLLYGNMIASEVAVEKSSRVMEILVSSVSPVTQMFAKIIGIALLGLTQFGLIILVGYVSLKANQNELVGGIFEYLGLGEAPVSTIVYAVVFFLLGYLLYAMLAAMLGSLVSRTEEVNQIITPMMFLIIAAFMIAMYGLNDPTASFVTVTSYIPFFTPIIMFVRVGMLNIPIWEVALSIGILILTIFIFANIAAKVYKGGVLMYGATTSLKDIRKALQLTKKD, from the coding sequence ATGAGTAAGTTCTGGACGATATTAAACTATACATATACCAGTCATTTGAAAAGCAAATCATTTATGATTATCACACTCATATCGCTGTTGTTGATTGCAGGGCTAACGAATTTTCAGAGGATAGCTGGTCTGTTTGAGGATGAAGGAGAAGGAAGTACCGAAAAAATAGCGGTCATTGATGAAACAAATCAGATATACGGTCAGCTTGAGTCCTCGATAACGAATATAGATGCTGGAATTGAAGTTACCGCATTCTCAGGGACAGAAGAAGAAGCTAAAGAAGCTGTAAGAGATCATGAGTTTCTAGGTTATGCCTATGTGTCTTTAAATGATCAGAACCTTCCCGCGGCCTCTTTTTATGCGATGAGTGTTGCAGAAACAAGCCATGCTTTGGACACATTACAGCAAGCTCTGAGTCAAGTGAAAACGGGAATCATTACTCAGCAGGCAGGAATTGATCAGTCAACCGTACAGCAAATTTTTGCCCCTGTAACGATTGAAACCGAATCCTTAAAAACGGAGGCTAAATCTGCTGAGGAAATGAATCAGGCCCGTGGTCTGGTGTACTTCATGATCTTCCTGATTTATTTCGCCGTTCTATTATATGGAAATATGATTGCAAGCGAGGTAGCCGTGGAAAAATCATCAAGAGTCATGGAAATTCTAGTTTCCAGTGTTTCACCTGTTACACAGATGTTTGCGAAAATTATCGGGATTGCCTTACTTGGTTTAACCCAATTCGGCTTAATTATTTTAGTGGGCTACGTTTCGTTAAAGGCGAATCAAAATGAACTGGTAGGAGGGATTTTTGAATATCTAGGTTTAGGAGAAGCTCCTGTCAGCACCATTGTATATGCAGTGGTTTTCTTCCTTTTGGGCTATCTGCTCTATGCTATGCTTGCCGCTATGCTCGGATCCCTGGTCAGCCGGACAGAAGAGGTCAACCAGATTATTACGCCTATGATGTTTCTCATTATTGCAGCCTTTATGATTGCTATGTATGGGTTGAATGATCCGACAGCATCATTTGTAACCGTAACATCGTACATTCCTTTCTTTACACCAATTATTATGTTTGTCCGTGTGGGAATGTTAAATATACCGATTTGGGAGGTTGCCTTATCGATTGGGATTTTAATCCTGACCATCTTTATTTTTGCTAACATCGCTGCAAAAGTATATAAAGGCGGCGTCTTAATGTATGGGGCAACAACATCTTTAAAGGACATCAGAAAAGCTCTTCAATTAACGAAAAAGGATTAA
- a CDS encoding DUF3267 domain-containing protein, producing MNNCWKTVNVSREFGLGRLYLMSSFLAFFSFIILFLPYSIYHQDALIKDHGFIPLLIILFTLPTVHQMAHVIPLILCYKRTKINWSVVLRFVPALMVKPKSSLSKKVSIFMWLGPTLFLTIPALIAGFVLADYYPYILLFTAFNIGLSLKDFYYCKQFLKAPKKCKIENAKDGYDILIQK from the coding sequence ATGAACAATTGCTGGAAAACCGTTAACGTTTCAAGAGAATTTGGATTAGGCAGACTTTATTTAATGTCAAGCTTTCTTGCCTTCTTCTCATTTATCATTCTCTTTTTACCTTATTCGATTTATCATCAGGATGCCCTGATAAAAGATCATGGATTTATACCTTTATTAATTATTTTATTCACTTTACCTACTGTTCATCAAATGGCACATGTTATTCCATTAATTCTCTGCTATAAACGAACAAAGATTAACTGGAGCGTAGTACTGCGGTTCGTGCCAGCTCTTATGGTTAAACCAAAGTCCTCCTTATCTAAAAAGGTTTCTATATTTATGTGGCTTGGACCTACCCTTTTCCTTACTATTCCAGCACTAATTGCCGGGTTTGTTCTTGCAGACTATTATCCTTATATACTCTTGTTCACAGCTTTTAATATCGGATTATCATTAAAGGACTTTTATTATTGTAAGCAGTTTTTAAAAGCTCCGAAAAAATGCAAAATTGAAAATGCGAAAGATGGGTATGATATACTGATTCAAAAATAG
- a CDS encoding peptidylprolyl isomerase: MKKLAIASIMAVFVLALAACSQDGEVVVESEAGNITKSEFYEELKSKAGQSVLNNMVITQILEEKYDVKDQVDAQIKKEKEQYGDSFSMYLQQQNFKNEEDYREYVKQMKLQEQALIDGIEVSDEAVQKRYNRMQYEVEVSHILVKEKKKAQELIDKLNNGADFAKLAEENSQDPGSAKKGGSYGFIKITDQYVAPFKDAAFDLEPGEISEPVQTTHGWHVIKVTDKRDVKEEIDPLKDMKEDIKNTLAKEKLQSDQKQLQKAQENLRQMITDAKIDVKIDEYKGMFNLNKESGNNGDSQNSESGDNKENSSDNEESKNNE; the protein is encoded by the coding sequence ATGAAAAAACTTGCCATTGCATCCATCATGGCTGTATTTGTACTAGCCCTTGCAGCTTGCTCTCAAGATGGAGAGGTTGTAGTGGAATCAGAAGCCGGTAACATTACAAAAAGTGAATTTTATGAAGAATTGAAATCAAAAGCAGGTCAAAGTGTTTTAAATAATATGGTGATTACACAGATTCTTGAAGAAAAATATGATGTTAAAGATCAAGTCGATGCTCAAATTAAAAAAGAAAAGGAACAATATGGCGATTCCTTTTCCATGTATTTGCAGCAGCAAAATTTTAAGAACGAAGAGGATTATCGTGAATATGTAAAACAAATGAAGCTTCAGGAACAAGCGTTAATTGATGGCATAGAAGTTTCAGATGAGGCTGTTCAGAAACGTTATAACCGTATGCAATATGAAGTGGAAGTCAGTCATATTCTGGTTAAGGAAAAGAAGAAAGCACAGGAACTAATTGACAAGCTCAATAACGGAGCGGACTTTGCTAAGTTAGCAGAGGAGAATTCCCAGGACCCGGGCTCTGCTAAGAAAGGCGGATCTTACGGTTTCATTAAAATTACCGACCAATATGTAGCTCCATTTAAAGATGCTGCATTTGATCTTGAACCAGGAGAAATCAGTGAACCTGTACAAACAACACACGGCTGGCACGTAATTAAAGTGACAGACAAGCGTGATGTTAAAGAAGAAATTGATCCTCTGAAAGATATGAAAGAGGATATCAAAAATACACTGGCCAAAGAGAAATTACAATCAGATCAGAAACAACTACAAAAGGCACAGGAAAACCTGCGACAAATGATTACGGATGCAAAAATTGATGTCAAAATAGACGAATATAAGGGCATGTTTAACCTGAATAAAGAAAGTGGTAACAACGGAGATAGTCAAAATAGTGAAAGTGGCGACAATAAAGAAAACAGCTCTGATAACGAAGAAAGCAAGAATAATGAATAA
- the yhaM gene encoding 3'-5' exoribonuclease YhaM, translated as MLKEIGYVEVGQPFEGFLLIKSATKGVASNGKPFLTLILQDSSGEIEAKLWEATEEDEKTFTQEQIVKVAGDISQFRGKPQLRIQQIRPSQPTDGVRLQDFLAKAPVEVNQLEERLTEAIFEMENPNIQRIVRYFIKKYEKELFLFPAAVKNHHEYVSGLAHHICSMLNIARDLKHQYDDINQDLLYAGIILHDLGKITELSGPAAPNYTTEGKLLGHISIMAEEIGKAAEELGIDGEEVLLLKHMILSHHSKGEWGSPKPPLIREAEVLHLIDLIDAKMNMMNRALQKTKPGEFSERIFALDNRSFYRPVFEKKD; from the coding sequence TTGTTAAAAGAAATTGGCTATGTCGAAGTTGGTCAGCCCTTTGAAGGATTTTTACTGATAAAATCAGCCACAAAAGGTGTTGCCAGTAATGGTAAACCGTTTTTAACGCTAATTTTGCAGGACAGCTCTGGTGAAATAGAAGCTAAACTCTGGGAAGCTACAGAAGAAGATGAAAAGACGTTTACACAAGAGCAAATCGTGAAGGTTGCAGGGGATATCAGCCAGTTTCGGGGAAAACCTCAGCTCAGAATCCAGCAGATTCGTCCTTCCCAGCCGACTGATGGAGTACGGTTGCAGGATTTTCTCGCAAAAGCACCTGTTGAAGTCAACCAGTTGGAAGAACGATTAACAGAAGCAATCTTTGAAATGGAAAATCCGAATATACAGAGAATTGTACGGTACTTTATTAAGAAGTATGAAAAGGAATTATTCCTGTTCCCGGCAGCTGTAAAAAATCATCATGAATATGTTTCAGGACTGGCTCATCATATTTGTTCCATGCTGAATATCGCGAGAGACCTAAAACATCAATATGATGATATTAATCAGGACTTACTTTATGCAGGCATTATTCTGCATGATTTAGGAAAGATTACCGAATTATCAGGTCCGGCAGCTCCGAATTACACTACGGAAGGAAAACTATTAGGCCATATTTCTATTATGGCTGAAGAAATAGGCAAGGCTGCTGAAGAATTAGGTATTGATGGGGAAGAAGTTTTATTATTGAAACATATGATTTTGTCTCATCACAGTAAAGGGGAGTGGGGAAGTCCCAAACCCCCTCTGATAAGAGAAGCAGAGGTCCTTCATTTAATAGATTTAATTGATGCAAAGATGAATATGATGAACCGGGCACTTCAGAAAACTAAACCAGGTGAATTTTCGGAACGAATTTTTGCGTTGGATAATCGGAGCTTTTACCGCCCTGTATTTGAAAAAAAGGATTAG
- a CDS encoding anti-sigma factor: protein MPNHLSEEKIIDFIEHELPKNEEIKVQEHLDVCQDCQELFSFWTHTLNEEVEVPETRQKSIWNKLSSEVQRQRKREFKTWYKGILAVSIGALLFITGVFTGGKMTGHETATHSANQNESFVIDTKTEIYDLIHTSSGDNKGYAWYNPVRREMILYIDDDLEKHVRADIETNHSTITKGSIELDQDHQYIYVKDQELREFYRLILKNQLNQNPISSYEFRAVQLNSESLLQ from the coding sequence ATGCCTAACCACTTGTCCGAAGAAAAGATCATTGATTTTATTGAGCATGAACTGCCCAAAAATGAAGAAATTAAAGTTCAGGAGCATTTAGATGTATGCCAGGATTGCCAGGAATTATTCTCCTTTTGGACCCATACTCTTAATGAAGAGGTTGAGGTTCCTGAAACCCGGCAGAAATCTATTTGGAACAAGCTGTCTTCAGAAGTCCAGCGCCAACGAAAAAGAGAATTCAAAACCTGGTATAAAGGAATTCTTGCTGTATCGATAGGTGCCCTATTATTTATAACCGGGGTGTTTACCGGGGGGAAAATGACGGGGCATGAAACAGCTACACATTCAGCAAATCAAAACGAAAGCTTTGTGATTGATACTAAAACGGAAATTTATGATCTGATTCATACATCCAGCGGAGATAATAAAGGTTATGCATGGTATAATCCGGTCCGCAGAGAAATGATTCTCTATATTGATGACGACTTGGAAAAGCATGTGAGAGCAGACATCGAAACCAATCACTCGACAATTACAAAGGGGTCCATTGAGCTGGATCAAGATCATCAATATATTTATGTTAAGGATCAGGAATTGCGGGAATTTTACCGGCTCATCCTGAAAAATCAGCTTAACCAAAACCCTATCAGCAGCTATGAATTCCGCGCTGTACAATTGAATAGCGAATCTCTTTTGCAATAA
- a CDS encoding YjcZ family sporulation protein, whose amino-acid sequence MGYGGYGYGSGFALIVVLFILLIIVGAAWY is encoded by the coding sequence ATGGGTTACGGAGGATATGGATACGGTAGCGGTTTTGCGTTAATTGTTGTGTTGTTTATTCTATTGATTATTGTTGGTGCGGCCTGGTACTAA
- a CDS encoding GbsR/MarR family transcriptional regulator, whose amino-acid sequence MSKHETNREDWEKHEETLEKFIQVIAKNMSLYGITTSVGRLYGTLYFSNEPMTLDNMRDALKMSKTSMSTGVRALSEMKMVEPSFKKGMRKDLYKSEEDWYKSFTSLFGNRWRHHTETNIEEADETIHELERLKQQTDDAELKKTINYDIEKLEYAKNYYSWLMKFIRVVETGEIFEYVPREKNDGTSE is encoded by the coding sequence TTGAGTAAACATGAAACAAATAGAGAAGATTGGGAAAAACATGAAGAAACATTAGAAAAATTTATCCAGGTGATTGCAAAAAATATGAGTTTATACGGGATCACAACATCGGTGGGCCGTTTGTATGGGACTCTTTATTTTTCTAATGAACCTATGACACTGGATAATATGCGTGATGCTTTAAAAATGAGTAAGACCAGCATGTCTACTGGTGTACGTGCTTTGTCCGAAATGAAGATGGTGGAGCCGTCCTTTAAAAAGGGAATGCGTAAAGATTTATATAAATCCGAAGAGGATTGGTATAAGTCCTTTACTTCTCTCTTCGGAAATCGCTGGCGACATCATACTGAAACAAATATTGAGGAAGCTGACGAAACCATACATGAATTGGAAAGACTTAAGCAGCAGACCGATGATGCAGAGCTTAAGAAAACCATTAATTATGATATAGAAAAGCTTGAATATGCTAAAAATTATTATTCCTGGCTTATGAAATTCATTCGTGTGGTTGAAACAGGTGAAATCTTTGAATATGTTCCAAGAGAAAAAAACGACGGAACGAGTGAATAA
- a CDS encoding RNA polymerase sigma factor translates to MLEKEKTDEELLKAVEKGSLDDFKVLYERYFQFIYKIVYSILKDREDTSDLCHDLFLEYYRKANSYHPSRGSVKSWLAVRAKSRAIDYIRKKDRVILKEQLLYQKESTDQSVEDIALANDDKKQLKEALQHLPPAQRQAIYLNYIESLSHKETAERLDRPLGTVKSLIRYGIRNLKKYYLSPQDLQRGDRHDA, encoded by the coding sequence ATGCTGGAGAAAGAGAAAACGGATGAGGAATTATTAAAAGCGGTTGAGAAGGGGTCTCTGGACGACTTTAAAGTTTTATATGAACGTTATTTCCAGTTTATCTACAAAATTGTTTATTCCATCCTGAAAGATCGCGAGGACACATCTGATTTATGTCACGATTTATTTCTGGAATACTATCGTAAGGCAAATAGCTATCATCCCTCCCGCGGAAGTGTTAAATCCTGGCTGGCGGTTCGGGCAAAAAGCAGGGCTATTGATTACATCCGTAAAAAAGACAGAGTTATCTTAAAAGAGCAATTACTCTATCAGAAGGAAAGCACTGATCAAAGTGTAGAAGACATTGCCTTAGCTAATGACGACAAAAAACAATTAAAGGAAGCCCTTCAGCACCTGCCCCCTGCACAGCGACAGGCTATTTACTTAAACTATATCGAATCCCTGTCTCATAAAGAAACAGCAGAAAGGTTAGATCGCCCGTTAGGAACGGTCAAATCCCTGATCCGTTATGGAATCAGAAATTTAAAGAAATATTATTTATCACCACAGGATTTACAAAGAGGTGATCGCCATGATGCCTAA
- a CDS encoding DNA repair exonuclease, with protein MRKPLRFLHTADLHLDSPFKGMSNVPDRMFQQMTSSTFEAFERIIEVAISHQADFVLMVGDLFDEEARSLKAQMKIKQGLEKLHQHHIDVYISFGNHDHLGGSFFHMDYPDNTHFFLSEDVTSIPFYKEGAHVANIYGFSYEKRGVYEEKAQEYTVTGESVYHIGMLHGSLSTNQEHDLYAPFHLSDFRDSHMDYWALGHIHKREELMSSPPVVYPGNIQGRHINETGEKGCYIIDLADNHCEKTFVPVQTFRFERMDLDFTHCTSIGEIERHLQDQKDRIRETIGSSIIRFSIKLDNTAIPSVDQKDVHELQEILNEMEELEQTWVWIENIKMQKTQPWNKEELKENQHFIGELIRMIEHDEKAWVESLSEITDHREMRKLLAPMSDEELSEIKDQAEELLLEELMKE; from the coding sequence ATGCGAAAGCCCCTTCGTTTTTTACATACAGCTGATCTGCATTTAGACAGCCCTTTTAAGGGAATGTCCAATGTACCTGATCGGATGTTTCAGCAAATGACGAGCAGTACCTTTGAGGCCTTTGAACGTATTATTGAAGTGGCAATCAGCCATCAGGCAGACTTTGTATTGATGGTTGGGGATTTATTTGATGAAGAGGCCCGAAGCTTAAAGGCACAGATGAAAATAAAACAGGGGTTGGAAAAATTACATCAGCACCATATCGATGTTTATATAAGCTTTGGTAATCATGATCACTTAGGTGGAAGCTTTTTTCATATGGATTATCCTGATAATACTCATTTTTTTCTAAGTGAAGACGTTACCTCCATCCCTTTTTATAAAGAAGGGGCTCACGTTGCTAATATTTACGGATTCAGCTATGAAAAAAGAGGCGTTTATGAGGAAAAAGCTCAGGAATATACAGTAACCGGCGAATCGGTTTATCATATTGGAATGCTCCACGGAAGTCTTTCGACGAATCAGGAGCATGACCTTTATGCTCCATTTCATCTCAGTGATTTTCGGGACTCTCACATGGATTACTGGGCTCTGGGACATATTCATAAACGGGAAGAGCTCATGTCGTCCCCGCCAGTGGTATATCCGGGAAATATCCAGGGGAGGCATATTAATGAAACAGGGGAAAAGGGCTGTTATATCATAGATTTAGCCGACAATCACTGTGAGAAAACCTTTGTCCCCGTCCAGACGTTTCGATTTGAACGAATGGATTTGGATTTCACGCACTGTACGAGTATTGGTGAGATTGAAAGGCATCTGCAGGACCAAAAGGATAGAATTCGGGAAACGATCGGGTCATCAATTATACGTTTTTCGATTAAGCTTGATAACACCGCCATTCCTTCTGTAGACCAGAAAGATGTCCATGAGCTTCAGGAAATCTTAAACGAGATGGAGGAGCTGGAGCAGACGTGGGTGTGGATTGAAAACATCAAAATGCAGAAAACACAGCCATGGAACAAGGAGGAGCTAAAAGAGAATCAGCATTTTATTGGAGAACTCATCCGGATGATCGAACATGATGAAAAAGCCTGGGTTGAATCCCTTTCAGAAATAACCGATCATCGTGAAATGCGAAAACTTTTAGCCCCGATGTCAGACGAAGAGTTGTCGGAAATCAAAGATCAGGCAGAAGAGCTGCTACTGGAAGAATTAATGAAAGAGTGA
- a CDS encoding sporulation YhaL family protein, with translation MMIGPFPWWIAVIIGLIIFSGYMAFRAIRSEMRLEQEFIEKEGKVYMDRIEEERKRKEETSQSGKREDEVQSIS, from the coding sequence ATGATGATTGGTCCATTTCCATGGTGGATTGCGGTTATCATTGGTCTGATTATTTTTAGCGGATATATGGCTTTCCGTGCGATTCGTTCTGAAATGAGATTAGAGCAGGAATTTATTGAAAAAGAAGGCAAAGTTTATATGGACCGGATTGAGGAAGAGAGAAAACGTAAGGAAGAGACAAGTCAATCAGGAAAACGCGAGGATGAAGTCCAGTCCATAAGTTGA
- a CDS encoding HTH-type transcriptional regulator Hpr: MSSERYSIEEAMIYSHKMTQLSKALWKAIEKDWQDWVKPFGLNINEHHILLIAYHLKGSSISEISKFGVMHVSTAFNFSKKLEERGLLTFSKKENDKRNTYVELTQKGNQLLEEILDTHNVDNNRIVNGSLKLQELYGKFPEFQDLIAVIRDIYGDEYMDIFNRSIQNVVKETVTDQNDTVK; this comes from the coding sequence ATGAGTAGCGAGCGTTATTCCATAGAAGAAGCGATGATATACAGCCATAAAATGACACAGCTTAGCAAAGCATTATGGAAAGCAATAGAAAAAGACTGGCAGGATTGGGTGAAACCATTTGGCTTAAATATAAATGAACATCATATTTTATTAATTGCCTATCATCTCAAAGGATCAAGCATCTCTGAAATATCCAAATTCGGAGTTATGCACGTATCAACAGCATTTAACTTTTCAAAAAAGCTGGAAGAGCGCGGGCTGCTGACCTTTTCAAAGAAAGAGAATGATAAAAGAAATACCTATGTGGAACTCACCCAAAAAGGAAATCAGCTGTTGGAGGAAATCCTTGATACTCATAATGTTGATAACAATCGAATTGTAAACGGTTCCTTAAAGCTCCAGGAACTCTACGGAAAATTTCCGGAATTTCAGGATTTGATTGCAGTCATTCGGGATATTTATGGAGATGAATATATGGATATCTTCAATCGTTCCATCCAAAATGTTGTAAAAGAGACTGTAACAGATCAAAATGACACCGTGAAATAA